One Triticum dicoccoides isolate Atlit2015 ecotype Zavitan chromosome 3B, WEW_v2.0, whole genome shotgun sequence genomic window, GCAAATCAAGCAATAAGTAGTTAACATTTTGCTGTGCTTTCGTGCTACATCACTGGCTTTCTGAAGAAGCTTTTAGGAATTACACACAACCCTAGCCGCATTCCTTTGTTATTGAGGCTGTTTAATTATGTGGTTATGCCATTTCACCCTTTTCCCCTTTATGTATGTAGACCTACCATGAGCACGAAATTGCTCAACAGCTTGAGCCTGAGGAGGCTCTTAGGACAGCAAAGAAACCCAATTGGTGGGTACAACGTATTTATTTTGTCTTATTTGATCATGGAAGGGGCTCATCACATATATGACTCCTTGCTTGTGTATTTTTTTTTTCTTGGTAGACTTATACACAGCATCGAGAGCATGGAGCTCTAGCACTTCATTTTCTGGTGTTCATGAGAAGAATGGCATGGGCGTTGAGGCAGATGGTGATGTTGCAGATTCTTGGAAAGATGCTGACTTCCGTGGTGTTTACCGGGTACTTGCTTGATATATCCTATTAGAATAACTACTCATATTTTGGTTCTCATGTTAACACTCGGTTGGCTTGTTTGTTTTTGTTAGGCCATTATTTGTGGCAGCGTTGGACAAGTGCCTGTGCAGAAAAAATTGAGGAACGGGCATATTGTGACTGTATTTACTGTCGGGACTGGAGGCATGTTTGACCAGAGGAGGGCAGGTGCTGAAAACTTGCCAATGCCAGCTCAGTGGCATCGCATAGCTGTTCATAATGAGCAGCTTGGTACATATGCTGTTCAAAAGTTGGTTAAGAAGTATGTGCTTTCTACTCTATAGCACATGattctgtttttttgccttttgATGTGAAATCAAAACTAAAGTTCAGATTCTTAATTCACCAAGGATATACCGTGCTTATTATTATGTCTTATTTCAGTGCTGCAGTATATGTTGAGGGTGATATTGAGACTAGAGTCTACAATGATGACATCAATAATCTAGTGAAAATCGTACCTGAGATCTGTGTGCGGTTTGATGGTAAGTTAATCTGAGGTTcaagtatttttttttctttcctttggcaATCTGTTTTGTTGTAAACATTCGTTAGTCAAATAAACTAATGCAAACGTGTTAGCTGAGCACAAGCTAACTGAGTTATTTCTTGAAGAATTCCctgctgatttttgttctctt contains:
- the LOC119277155 gene encoding single-stranded DNA-binding protein, mitochondrial-like; protein product: MSTKLLNSLSLRRLLGQQRNPIDLYTASRAWSSSTSFSGVHEKNGMGVEADGDVADSWKDADFRGVYRAIICGSVGQVPVQKKLRNGHIVTVFTVGTGGMFDQRRAGAENLPMPAQWHRIAVHNEQLGTYAVQKLVKNAAVYVEGDIETRVYNDDINNLVKIVPEICVRFDGKIHLVQSGGSDVSKSLEELREGLF